One Planctomycetia bacterium DNA window includes the following coding sequences:
- a CDS encoding ABC transporter permease → MRQFRNEFGLILAIIAVIAVTMFANPSYLQKPVDNAHEILRQTSLLGIFALGAAIVIISGGIDLSAGSVIAFSGSICAQTFYLLAPEGVRGIPDTGDLSLGVFAAGIGAALAVGFLIGTLHTWLITIVGLPPFVATLASLVGLRSLAKVLNQEITRSLGNQSTKLNVDDPAFIELGRTWWIPLVIFLVLGALAWLLMNRTVVGRHLYAMGGNEQAARLSGIRTDRLKWLAYCLGAMTAAIAGVLYTAEVGIADPVTQGRGYELNAIAASVVGGCSLQGGVGLIPGVMLGVLFLRVVIDSVAKVVGSGSDDYEGLIVGFLVVLAVTFNELRSMRELVQKSFFPGMLGWITVPTLAVLIGTVTLVMGGRNVGLSAGIAALGILGAVKIWEETRGK, encoded by the coding sequence GTGCGACAATTCCGCAACGAATTCGGACTCATCCTGGCGATCATCGCGGTGATTGCCGTGACGATGTTCGCGAATCCGTCCTATCTACAGAAGCCGGTCGACAACGCCCACGAGATTTTGCGACAAACGTCGCTCTTAGGTATCTTCGCGCTCGGCGCGGCGATCGTGATCATCTCCGGCGGCATCGATCTTTCGGCCGGGTCGGTGATCGCCTTCAGCGGATCGATCTGCGCGCAGACGTTTTATCTGCTTGCGCCCGAAGGAGTTCGCGGCATCCCCGATACGGGCGACTTGAGTCTCGGCGTGTTCGCCGCCGGCATCGGCGCGGCGCTCGCGGTCGGTTTCTTGATCGGCACTCTGCATACGTGGCTGATTACCATCGTCGGGCTACCGCCGTTCGTGGCGACATTGGCGTCGTTGGTCGGTTTGCGCAGTTTGGCGAAGGTCTTGAACCAGGAAATCACGCGCTCGCTGGGCAATCAATCGACGAAACTCAACGTCGACGATCCGGCGTTTATCGAGCTTGGCCGCACGTGGTGGATTCCGCTGGTGATCTTTCTGGTGCTCGGCGCACTCGCCTGGCTGCTGATGAATCGTACCGTGGTCGGCCGGCACTTGTACGCGATGGGCGGCAACGAGCAGGCCGCGCGCTTGAGCGGCATCCGCACGGATCGGCTCAAATGGCTCGCCTATTGCCTGGGCGCCATGACCGCCGCCATCGCTGGCGTGCTGTACACCGCCGAGGTGGGCATCGCCGATCCCGTCACGCAAGGACGCGGCTATGAGTTGAACGCCATCGCGGCCTCCGTCGTCGGCGGGTGCAGTCTGCAAGGGGGCGTGGGGCTGATTCCCGGCGTGATGCTCGGCGTGTTGTTCCTGCGCGTGGTCATCGACTCCGTCGCCAAGGTCGTCGGCTCCGGCTCCGACGACTACGAAGGGCTGATCGTCGGCTTCCTCGTCGTCCTGGCCGTGACGTTCAACGAATTGCGTTCGATGCGCGAGCTCGTCCAAAAAAGCTTCTTCCCCGGCATGCTCGGCTGGATCACGGTCCCCACGCTCGCCGTCCTGATCGGCACGGTCACGCTCGTGATGGGCGGCCGCAACGTCGGGCTTTCAGCGGGCATCGCCGCACTAGGAATTCTTGGCGCCGTAAAAATCTGGGAAGAGACGAGGGGAAAGTGA
- a CDS encoding sugar ABC transporter ATP-binding protein, which yields MPLISIRHITKRYPGVTALDDVSFDLLPGECHAVVGENGAGKSTLMKILSGVIPDYDGEIHIDGQAARFQGTRDAEAAGIGIIHQELNLVEQLSAAANIFLGREKHGRLGFLHEREMEDAAGKLLAQLECHVSPRAKVGTLRVGDQQLIEIAKALSLDAEVLIMDEPTSALTETEVARLYRVIGKLRERGVTIVYISHKLDEVFRLANRITILRDGRFVKTLDRAATNAGELTQLMVGREIASVDLGGERCAADEVLRVENLSLPWPGHARAWRLKNISFHLKRGEILGFAGLMGAGRTELLECLFGASADRPQGNILLEGRAVQFHTPAAAKQAGMALVTEDRKRLGLFARMNVGHNITMCSLPEATTTGILSRPRERQMAEGSVAQLGVKTAGIRAAITSLSGGNQQKAIIGRWLLARPKVLLLDDPTRGVDVGAKAELYQLIDRLCRDGLGVIVTSSELPELLTLCDRILVLCEGRLTGEFSRAEATEERIMHAATLRE from the coding sequence ATGCCGCTCATCTCGATTCGCCACATCACGAAACGTTATCCGGGCGTCACCGCGCTCGACGACGTTTCGTTTGATCTGCTGCCTGGCGAGTGCCATGCCGTCGTAGGGGAGAACGGCGCGGGCAAAAGCACGTTGATGAAGATTCTCTCCGGCGTGATCCCCGACTACGACGGCGAGATTCATATCGACGGTCAGGCTGCCCGTTTCCAGGGCACGCGCGACGCCGAGGCCGCCGGTATCGGCATCATTCACCAGGAATTGAACCTGGTGGAACAACTCTCGGCCGCGGCCAACATCTTCCTCGGGCGCGAAAAGCACGGTCGACTTGGATTTCTCCACGAACGCGAGATGGAGGACGCCGCCGGCAAGCTGCTCGCGCAGTTGGAATGTCACGTCAGCCCGCGCGCGAAGGTCGGTACGCTGCGCGTCGGCGATCAACAGTTGATCGAGATCGCCAAGGCGCTCTCGCTCGACGCCGAAGTGCTGATTATGGACGAGCCGACGAGCGCCCTCACCGAGACGGAAGTCGCGCGACTTTACCGCGTCATTGGCAAGCTGCGGGAACGCGGCGTCACCATCGTCTATATCTCGCACAAGCTCGATGAAGTGTTCCGGTTGGCGAACCGCATCACGATTCTCCGCGACGGGCGATTCGTAAAAACGCTCGACCGCGCCGCCACCAACGCCGGTGAACTCACGCAGCTCATGGTCGGCCGGGAAATCGCGTCGGTCGACTTGGGCGGCGAGCGCTGCGCCGCCGATGAAGTGCTGCGCGTGGAAAACCTCTCGCTGCCGTGGCCGGGTCACGCCCGGGCGTGGCGGTTGAAAAACATCAGTTTCCACCTGAAGCGCGGCGAGATCCTCGGCTTCGCGGGACTGATGGGCGCGGGCCGCACCGAACTGCTGGAATGCCTGTTCGGCGCGTCGGCCGATCGCCCTCAGGGGAACATCTTGCTGGAAGGCCGCGCGGTCCAATTCCACACGCCGGCCGCCGCCAAACAGGCCGGCATGGCGCTCGTGACCGAAGACCGGAAGCGGCTCGGATTGTTCGCCCGGATGAACGTCGGGCACAATATTACGATGTGCAGTTTGCCGGAGGCGACCACGACCGGAATTCTTAGCCGCCCGCGGGAACGGCAGATGGCCGAAGGGAGTGTCGCGCAGCTCGGCGTGAAAACCGCCGGCATTCGGGCGGCGATTACCAGCCTCTCCGGCGGCAATCAGCAGAAGGCCATTATCGGCCGCTGGCTTCTGGCCCGACCCAAGGTGCTGCTGCTGGACGACCCCACTCGGGGCGTGGACGTCGGCGCCAAGGCCGAGCTGTATCAACTCATCGACCGACTCTGCCGCGACGGGCTGGGCGTGATCGTCACCAGCAGCGAGCTGCCGGAACTGCTCACCCTCTGCGACCGAATTCTGGTCCTCTGTGAGGGCCGCCTCACCGGCGAATTCAGTCGGGCCGAGGCCACCGAAGAACGCATCATGCACGCGGCGACCTTGCGAGAGTAA
- a CDS encoding DUF1559 domain-containing protein: MSARKQRTGFTLVELLVVITIIGMLVAMLLPAVQNAREAGRRAQCINNLKNVTLAIQNFESGKQRFPGIREHLGIATTGQSSGKQIKGSWAFMILPQLDRNDLYRAYTKKTPEDANDFIYLGNPPVPTESLEIMVCPSNPSESAGGTPLSYAVNAGAPDLRLTSEDDAMVTAVDGPANGVFHENDPFFQPSSQVNANGQPQKPRKLVKMNTSAISANDGSATTIMLAERVENGNWTDTGSINSSTPNPFDPQRQTVPAEVFTGICWIPLNSANNEQLPAPATDFEMNGIKPPFEETDKNLNYHDVRPSSYHPGGVVVAFVDGHVSFLNDGIPYNVYSQLMTPNGARAYRPLDGMATPIRQPLNQADYASGQ, encoded by the coding sequence ATGAGCGCGCGGAAACAACGAACCGGTTTCACGTTGGTCGAATTGTTGGTGGTCATCACCATCATCGGAATGCTGGTCGCCATGCTGCTGCCGGCGGTGCAAAATGCCCGCGAAGCCGGCCGCCGGGCGCAGTGCATTAACAACCTGAAGAACGTCACACTCGCGATCCAAAACTTCGAAAGCGGGAAGCAGCGCTTCCCTGGCATTCGCGAACACCTCGGGATCGCTACGACCGGACAAAGCAGCGGCAAGCAGATCAAAGGCAGTTGGGCGTTCATGATTCTGCCGCAGTTGGATCGCAACGACCTGTATCGTGCGTACACAAAGAAGACTCCTGAAGACGCAAACGATTTCATCTACCTCGGCAACCCTCCGGTTCCGACGGAGAGCTTGGAGATCATGGTCTGTCCGAGCAATCCGAGCGAGTCGGCAGGCGGCACTCCGCTGAGTTATGCAGTGAATGCCGGCGCCCCGGATCTCCGGCTCACCAGCGAAGATGACGCGATGGTTACGGCCGTAGACGGTCCGGCAAATGGCGTGTTCCATGAAAATGACCCGTTCTTCCAACCGTCATCGCAGGTCAATGCCAACGGCCAACCGCAGAAACCGCGCAAGCTCGTGAAGATGAACACGAGCGCGATCAGCGCCAACGATGGGTCGGCCACGACGATCATGTTGGCCGAACGGGTTGAAAATGGCAACTGGACCGACACGGGCTCCATCAATAGCAGCACGCCGAATCCATTTGACCCACAGCGCCAGACCGTGCCCGCGGAGGTGTTCACCGGTATCTGCTGGATTCCGTTGAACTCCGCCAATAACGAGCAGTTGCCCGCTCCAGCGACCGATTTTGAAATGAACGGTATTAAGCCGCCGTTCGAGGAGACCGACAAGAACCTGAATTACCACGATGTGCGTCCGTCGAGCTACCACCCGGGTGGCGTCGTTGTCGCGTTCGTGGACGGTCACGTTTCGTTCTTGAACGACGGGATTCCATACAACGTTTACTCGCAGTTGATGACGCCGAACGGCGCCCGCGCTTATCGCCCATTGGACGGTATGGCCACGCCGATTCGCCAGCCTCTCAATCAGGCTGATTACGCTAGCGGACAGTAG
- a CDS encoding SDR family oxidoreductase gives MALSLAGHVALVTGGSRGLGKLMALTLARSGAKVGVNYFNNAAKAEATLAELHAAGGAGVLAHGDVSTEEGVNSVCEKVAAELGPIDILVVNATPNQPMLPIEEYTWQHYQTMIDFFIKSPYLLTSAVLPHMKQKQWGRVINIGSEVFARGVGNFSAYVSAKGGQAGFTRSMATELAPFGITVNLVAPGWIPVERHETDPKDMKDAYLNLIPMRHWGTPQDVADAVLYFASEEAGFVTGQTISVNGGMTLN, from the coding sequence ATGGCACTTTCACTCGCAGGGCATGTGGCGCTCGTCACCGGCGGTTCCCGGGGCCTTGGCAAACTCATGGCGCTGACGCTCGCCCGTTCCGGCGCGAAGGTCGGCGTCAACTATTTCAACAACGCCGCGAAGGCCGAGGCCACGTTGGCGGAATTGCACGCCGCCGGCGGCGCGGGCGTCTTGGCGCACGGCGACGTGTCCACCGAGGAAGGCGTGAACAGCGTCTGCGAAAAGGTCGCCGCGGAGCTGGGCCCGATCGACATCCTGGTCGTCAACGCCACGCCCAATCAGCCGATGCTGCCGATCGAGGAATACACCTGGCAGCACTACCAAACGATGATCGATTTCTTCATCAAGAGTCCGTATTTGCTCACCAGCGCCGTGCTGCCGCACATGAAGCAGAAACAATGGGGCCGCGTCATCAACATCGGCAGCGAGGTCTTCGCGCGAGGTGTGGGCAATTTCAGCGCCTATGTCTCCGCCAAGGGAGGCCAGGCCGGCTTCACGCGTAGCATGGCGACGGAACTGGCGCCGTTCGGCATCACGGTGAACCTCGTCGCGCCGGGCTGGATTCCCGTCGAACGCCACGAGACGGACCCGAAAGATATGAAGGACGCCTACCTGAACTTGATCCCGATGCGGCACTGGGGCACGCCGCAAGACGTGGCCGACGCGGTGCTGTATTTCGCCAGCGAGGAAGCCGGGTTCGTCACCGGACAGACGATCAGCGTTAACGGCGGGATGACGCTGAATTGA
- a CDS encoding DUF6655 family protein, whose translation MPRLTPAKHELQSGDIARHAPFAGAWAMLAIAVLMSGCGVTRRSDTTRTASEQLLISNAVDQAVAQLDFGPIAGKNIYFDPQYLAGAVDEKYLISTLRQHLLHHGCVLQTDRMKAEYIVEARAGAIGTDRHDITVGVPAVNLPVAVAATGVPPVIPEIPFAKSTDQKGVAKIAVFAYEQESGKRVWQSGVAMVTSDAKDTWILGIGPFQRGSIYDGTNFVGAEVLTPFARGKSKQKGNEKGPNRQTLANVTSETIFQAPPRPTPEGAAPSTVMQATHTAPAATTPAAPNAQPPETPPAALPAATAAATPLPVPPSDGRLPPPTAQTAPQSIPPAPPAGTSPPKNASP comes from the coding sequence ATGCCTCGACTAACCCCGGCAAAACACGAACTGCAATCCGGCGACATCGCTCGCCATGCGCCGTTCGCGGGCGCTTGGGCGATGTTGGCGATTGCCGTCCTGATGTCGGGCTGTGGCGTCACCCGCCGTTCCGACACAACGCGCACCGCCAGCGAGCAACTGCTGATTTCCAACGCTGTCGACCAGGCGGTCGCCCAATTGGACTTCGGACCGATCGCCGGCAAGAACATCTATTTCGACCCGCAGTATTTGGCCGGCGCGGTCGACGAGAAGTATCTCATCAGTACGCTGCGACAGCACCTGCTCCATCACGGCTGCGTGCTGCAAACCGATCGAATGAAAGCAGAGTACATTGTCGAAGCCCGAGCCGGCGCGATCGGCACCGATCGCCACGACATCACGGTCGGCGTGCCGGCGGTGAACTTGCCAGTCGCGGTCGCGGCGACGGGCGTGCCGCCGGTGATTCCGGAGATTCCCTTCGCCAAGAGCACGGATCAAAAGGGCGTCGCCAAAATCGCGGTCTTCGCCTACGAGCAAGAATCCGGCAAACGCGTCTGGCAATCGGGCGTGGCAATGGTCACGAGCGACGCCAAAGACACCTGGATTCTCGGCATCGGCCCGTTCCAGCGCGGTTCTATCTATGACGGTACGAACTTCGTCGGCGCCGAAGTGCTTACGCCGTTCGCGCGTGGAAAATCCAAGCAGAAGGGCAACGAAAAAGGCCCGAACCGCCAAACGCTGGCAAACGTGACGTCGGAAACCATTTTCCAAGCCCCGCCGCGCCCCACGCCTGAAGGCGCGGCGCCATCAACGGTGATGCAAGCGACGCACACCGCGCCCGCTGCAACAACACCGGCGGCGCCGAACGCACAGCCGCCCGAAACGCCCCCGGCCGCGCTCCCCGCAGCGACAGCCGCCGCGACGCCGTTGCCGGTTCCACCGTCGGACGGACGTCTACCGCCGCCCACGGCGCAGACGGCGCCGCAATCAATTCCGCCAGCACCGCCAGCCGGCACGAGCCCGCCGAAAAACGCGAGTCCGTAA